TTTTGTGATCAAGGTCAGGAAATGATCAATCATATTCTCCTTACCTGCGTTATGACCCGCCAGGGCCCGGGGCATAGCAAACAAATGCTTCGCTGAATGTAGCAAAATTATCTAACAGAATTGGCACAATTGGTTCTTCAAAGAATTGACCAGGAGGGCGGGCTTGGTCGGCGGCAGGTGTACCTCGGAGGAGATTTTATCCTGTTCTTTGTTGCGCTTAGTGGGTTGGTGTGGAAGGAAATGTTGTATCTGAAATGCAGTTTTTGTGTAATGGAGTTGTCTGGAATGCATTTCAAATTTGGTGACCCATGGCTGCAACTAACCTAATTATGACCCAAGATTTGATATTTAATTAGTGATGACTAGTTGAGAGGGCCAGATGACTAGCCAGCTAGTAGACTAGAGTAGAGTTCAGTTGTAAAGCAAGGAAGCAAAGCAACGCATATGAGTGCCTTGAGCTGTTGAGCATGCAGAACTCAAAAAGGAGGCGTGACGGTGAGAGAGAGCAAAGAAGATTCCAAAACCCTTCCTCTCATCCAAGCTTAACAATTATCCATGGACATGCACCGCTCCATCCAACTCAATTCCCTTCCTTAATGCGCACTCCATCCCTCCGATATCAACCCAGCCCAGCTCGATCGAAGCGCCAGCGGCATGCGATGAGGGCCGGAGACAGCAGGATGGAGgccgaccaccaccaccaccgccaccacgtGAACCAGAGGGCGGCTGAGGCGGGCGCGGGTCATCATCACCGCCATGGGAGGAACGACAGGCGGCGGTACCCGGAGGACGACAGGCAGCGGAGCTCGCCGTTGGTGTGGATGGCGGTGATCCTGTGCACGCTGCTGGCCATCGGCATCATCGTGGTGGGCGCCGCGGTGTTCGCCGTCTACCTCATCTACAAGCCCCACATGCCGTACATGGTGGTGACCAACGCGTACCTCCAGCAGCTGGACTACAGCCCCGCCGACGGCGTCATCCGCGACATCCAGGTCAGGGCCGACGTGCTGGCCAGGAACACCAACTCCAAGGTCAACGCCTCCTTCTCCAGCTTCAACATCGACGTCAAGTTCCACGGCACCACCCTGCTGCAGCTGCGGGCCGAGACCTTCAGCGTCGCCCGGGAGAGCTCCGTGACGCTGCCCTACAGCGGGGCGTCGCGCGGGGCGAAGCTGGACCTCGCCGGGATGCGGGCCATGGAGGAGGCGCTCAGGTCCAGGGTGGTGCCCATCACCCTGTCCGGCAAGGCGCGCACCCGGTGGAGGATGGGCATCTTCCTCAAGGTCGCCTTCTGGACGC
This sequence is a window from Aegilops tauschii subsp. strangulata cultivar AL8/78 chromosome 7, Aet v6.0, whole genome shotgun sequence. Protein-coding genes within it:
- the LOC109735003 gene encoding uncharacterized protein, which codes for MQNSKRRRDGEREQRRFQNPSSHPSLTIIHGHAPLHPTQFPSLMRTPSLRYQPSPARSKRQRHAMRAGDSRMEADHHHHRHHVNQRAAEAGAGHHHRHGRNDRRRYPEDDRQRSSPLVWMAVILCTLLAIGIIVVGAAVFAVYLIYKPHMPYMVVTNAYLQQLDYSPADGVIRDIQVRADVLARNTNSKVNASFSSFNIDVKFHGTTLLQLRAETFSVARESSVTLPYSGASRGAKLDLAGMRAMEEALRSRVVPITLSGKARTRWRMGIFLKVAFWTRLNCPLSFSYPPGSVMAIDHDTCRSRSP